A genomic segment from Siphonobacter curvatus encodes:
- a CDS encoding LytR/AlgR family response regulator transcription factor yields MKTISCCIIDDELAAHRVLSSYINQIPYLRLVATCTSAVDALPILLKERPDLLFLDIRMPGLNGLDLLKAFTFTYHPHVILTTAHTEYAVDSYEYDVSDYLLKPIALERFMRALGKVYLGETPGNHSFSHRIWIKKGYEQIQVMADEILYIEGMDDHVNVFLQDKSSRSNVDMPIKFITSYVSMQFMEDSLPQSLFIRISRSYIVHKTAIYSIDKKQIKLINGLEISIGPTYRDSLNVLFSNKPMGY; encoded by the coding sequence TACCTTATTTGCGTTTAGTAGCTACCTGTACAAGCGCAGTTGATGCACTGCCCATTCTACTGAAAGAGCGTCCTGATTTACTTTTTTTAGATATTAGGATGCCGGGCTTGAATGGATTGGATTTGTTAAAGGCCTTTACTTTTACGTATCACCCCCACGTTATACTTACGACTGCTCATACTGAGTACGCGGTAGATTCCTATGAGTACGATGTAAGCGATTACCTATTAAAACCCATTGCTTTGGAGCGTTTTATGAGGGCCTTAGGAAAAGTGTATTTAGGAGAAACTCCTGGCAACCATTCCTTTTCTCACCGCATTTGGATAAAGAAGGGTTATGAGCAGATACAGGTTATGGCTGACGAAATCCTGTATATTGAAGGGATGGATGATCACGTAAATGTTTTCTTACAGGATAAGTCAAGTCGTTCAAATGTTGACATGCCCATTAAATTCATCACCTCGTATGTTAGTATGCAGTTTATGGAGGATAGTTTGCCACAATCCTTATTCATCCGGATTAGCCGCTCCTACATTGTGCATAAAACCGCTATCTACTCTATCGATAAGAAACAGATTAAATTAATAAACGGGCTAGAAATCTCCATTGGCCCTACCTACAGGGATTCTCTTAACGTTTTGTTTAGTAACAAACCTATGGGTTATTAA
- a CDS encoding TlpA family protein disulfide reductase, with product MKPFMCLLGMLCLSSALLAQRNPLSVGDTLPNIDLPTVLHHQGKSLPTTSLKGKLVLLDFWATWCSPCIAMIPKHQELEKQFEGQLQVLSVTSQSRKEVEAFRAKYEAKYKRRIEGPEVVEDTLLHALFPHNSLPHYVWIDASGVVRAFTEPREVTAETIQTYLQSRQLSVRQQEYVAPLAFDRQLPFLVNNNGGKGENLIYHSVLTSHTSGLPYGSILKRDSTGMKYLGTNQSLSWLYKTAYSVRPQVFTELNTRFEVKDPSCLTTDLVGQDFIDWQKAGNGYCYELLVPKSMQKDFYPIMQQELARLFPQYKAGVEQRLLDCFVMRRTSDQNKLPAATGGKPVIQHDTFGYRLRNASFAQLFYQINYTQRSPALLIDETGLRQKTDLDLPATVSDLKALNQALVPYDLEITAEQRTLPFLIIRDR from the coding sequence ATGAAACCATTCATGTGTTTGCTGGGAATGCTATGCCTTTCCAGCGCGCTGCTGGCACAGCGAAACCCCCTTTCAGTAGGAGATACCTTACCCAATATTGATTTACCCACGGTACTTCACCACCAAGGAAAGTCCTTACCCACTACTTCCTTAAAAGGTAAGCTGGTGCTGCTGGACTTTTGGGCTACCTGGTGCAGCCCTTGCATTGCCATGATCCCAAAGCATCAGGAACTGGAAAAGCAGTTCGAAGGCCAATTGCAGGTGCTTTCCGTTACGAGTCAAAGCCGTAAGGAAGTAGAAGCATTCAGGGCTAAATATGAAGCTAAATACAAGCGACGTATAGAAGGACCGGAAGTCGTAGAAGATACGCTGTTACACGCGCTTTTTCCGCATAACTCGCTCCCACATTACGTGTGGATTGACGCTTCGGGGGTCGTTCGCGCCTTTACGGAACCCAGGGAAGTAACCGCCGAAACGATTCAAACGTATTTGCAAAGCCGTCAGCTCAGCGTAAGGCAACAGGAATACGTGGCGCCGCTAGCGTTTGATCGGCAGCTGCCGTTTCTAGTCAATAATAACGGAGGCAAAGGAGAGAACCTCATCTACCATTCCGTGCTCACGAGTCACACGTCAGGTCTGCCTTACGGCTCTATTTTAAAGCGTGATAGCACCGGCATGAAATACCTGGGCACTAACCAGAGCTTAAGTTGGCTGTATAAAACGGCGTATTCGGTTAGACCCCAGGTTTTTACCGAGCTTAATACCCGCTTTGAAGTAAAAGACCCTTCGTGCTTGACGACCGATCTTGTCGGGCAGGATTTCATCGATTGGCAAAAGGCGGGCAATGGCTACTGTTACGAGCTACTGGTTCCGAAATCCATGCAAAAGGATTTTTACCCGATTATGCAGCAGGAATTAGCCCGCCTATTTCCGCAGTATAAGGCCGGGGTAGAACAGCGACTTCTGGACTGTTTTGTGATGCGCCGTACCTCCGATCAAAACAAGCTACCTGCCGCTACTGGAGGCAAGCCTGTGATTCAGCATGATACCTTCGGCTACCGCTTACGTAACGCCTCCTTTGCCCAGCTCTTCTACCAAATCAACTATACCCAGCGCAGTCCTGCTCTGTTAATCGATGAGACGGGCCTGCGGCAAAAGACGGATTTGGACTTACCGGCAACCGTATCAGATCTCAAAGCTCTGAATCAGGCACTGGTTCCCTATGACTTGGAAATCACCGCCGAACAGCGTACGCTTCCTTTTTTGATCATTCGCGACCGTTAA
- a CDS encoding lantibiotic dehydratase yields MLPFFLLRTPVWPNPFPTKGPLIPSFEFLRENVFFQAAIASASPTLWQQMQKEGPLPPSVKQSILKYFIRMSTRPTPYGLLAGVSLGKIDATSKVSWKTKRLKPHHRLDIEYLLALIQALACMPKVQTQLRFYTNPIYYCHQDSLRYLDQVDGSHVISEVELTEPLRELLMDAQQGLTLQALEAKLTSHEYSKQAALCYIESLITNQLLINELHPSLTGENPLQLLLQKLSPLQDVSSELAFLKMLEKHLLLDEVSTRVPNLNVHNTPLSEIPVIQQTDLYLQTHSCTLSEKVRELITSQLSDLLVLPATQTDSSILSFAKHFRARYGAQSVPLLQALDPDWGIGFGDQVAPYAPLVEGLVPFASSPDTNSDSEAFRNLRTKVLKQALREKQTSIKIEAEDLASCQPSRTKIPTSFYALGNLIASSSASLDQGFFLFHLLSVYGPSAANLMARFATYDSALSDHLVDALREEEAQEPEAIFAEIVYLPKGRAGNIIQRPQLRTYEIPCLGKASVKPEFQIHLDDLSVQVEESGYIHLFSSRLQKKVIPRLSSAHNPAQGPPVYQFLVALQSQEHGFPLAWDWKELKEEPFLPRVIYQNICLCRARWRIKNYIPFRSLPRWVCLTHYDQELVLDLKKDWGRELLQAELSKHNTLILQEWLMPANHCWIREQNTSYTNEVILPFKSLKPPVLKPMPTLTFHQPYTFPPGSSWLYAKLYAGPTIQEELLTTQLPSILTQLADRLKSWFFIRYADPELHLRLRMQGNDSYFYVRALALLEKALSPLLTANQLYWQLDTYQREVDRYGPEAMLTSEDLFCVDSSATLAYLQTEWQPQDRILFALQSVDGYLEDAGFNLVAKQAFTHQQEEAFLLEHQADKTFRQQLNQRYQAYQPRIHTALAYPSEDCQRILQSRSAKVLPLFTQLAQVSALPARLPDYLHMSINRLFTAHQRTYELLTYYFLTRYYTSQLARLNQMIHLPR; encoded by the coding sequence ATGCTTCCTTTCTTCCTGCTTCGGACCCCGGTATGGCCTAACCCATTCCCCACTAAAGGGCCGCTAATCCCTAGCTTCGAGTTCCTACGAGAGAATGTATTTTTTCAGGCCGCGATTGCTTCGGCTTCTCCAACCCTTTGGCAGCAAATGCAAAAAGAAGGTCCCCTCCCACCATCAGTCAAGCAGAGTATATTAAAGTACTTTATTCGCATGAGCACTCGCCCTACGCCGTATGGTCTTTTAGCGGGAGTGAGTTTGGGAAAAATAGATGCCACTTCAAAGGTATCGTGGAAGACTAAACGTTTGAAGCCTCACCATCGCCTAGATATTGAATACCTCTTGGCATTAATTCAAGCCTTGGCATGTATGCCAAAGGTACAAACGCAACTCCGCTTCTACACCAATCCCATCTATTACTGCCATCAGGACTCGTTACGCTATCTCGATCAAGTAGACGGAAGTCATGTTATTAGTGAAGTGGAATTAACGGAACCGCTTCGAGAGCTTCTAATGGATGCTCAGCAGGGACTTACCCTGCAGGCATTGGAAGCAAAGCTTACCAGCCATGAGTATTCTAAGCAAGCCGCGCTTTGCTATATTGAATCCCTCATTACCAATCAGTTACTAATTAATGAACTTCATCCATCCTTAACGGGAGAAAATCCACTTCAGCTTTTGTTACAAAAACTTAGCCCTTTACAGGATGTATCGTCTGAATTGGCATTCTTAAAAATGCTGGAAAAACATTTACTTCTCGATGAGGTTAGTACAAGGGTCCCCAACTTAAACGTACACAATACACCGTTATCTGAAATTCCAGTAATTCAGCAAACGGATCTGTACTTACAAACTCATTCCTGCACCTTAAGTGAAAAGGTCCGGGAATTGATTACCTCGCAACTTTCTGATCTCCTGGTTCTCCCTGCAACGCAAACAGACTCATCGATTTTAAGTTTTGCCAAACACTTTCGCGCGCGTTATGGCGCTCAGTCTGTACCGCTATTACAGGCTTTAGATCCTGATTGGGGAATCGGATTTGGAGATCAAGTCGCTCCCTACGCTCCGTTAGTGGAGGGATTAGTTCCTTTTGCCTCAAGTCCCGACACAAATTCTGATTCAGAAGCCTTCCGTAACTTACGAACAAAAGTGCTAAAGCAAGCATTAAGAGAGAAACAGACTTCCATCAAGATCGAGGCGGAAGATTTAGCATCTTGTCAACCGAGTCGAACGAAAATCCCTACTAGTTTTTATGCTTTGGGTAACCTAATTGCTTCTTCTAGTGCTAGCTTAGATCAGGGCTTTTTTCTTTTTCACTTGCTTTCTGTGTATGGCCCTTCCGCCGCGAACTTAATGGCCCGTTTTGCCACGTACGATTCGGCCTTAAGTGATCACTTAGTTGATGCTCTGAGAGAAGAAGAAGCTCAAGAGCCTGAAGCAATCTTTGCGGAAATTGTCTATCTTCCGAAGGGTCGGGCAGGTAATATCATTCAACGTCCCCAACTCCGAACGTATGAAATTCCCTGTTTGGGAAAAGCCAGTGTAAAGCCTGAATTTCAAATTCACCTGGACGACCTTTCGGTTCAGGTTGAGGAAAGCGGCTATATACATTTATTTTCATCACGGCTTCAAAAAAAAGTAATTCCGCGGCTTTCTTCGGCCCATAACCCTGCGCAAGGCCCGCCTGTCTATCAATTTCTAGTTGCCTTGCAAAGTCAAGAGCATGGCTTTCCCTTAGCCTGGGATTGGAAAGAATTGAAAGAAGAACCTTTTCTACCCAGGGTTATCTATCAAAACATTTGTTTATGCCGGGCTCGTTGGCGCATTAAAAACTATATTCCCTTTCGTTCCTTGCCCCGCTGGGTATGCCTAACCCACTATGATCAGGAATTAGTACTGGATTTGAAGAAGGATTGGGGCAGGGAATTACTCCAGGCTGAACTTTCCAAACATAACACCCTTATCCTGCAGGAATGGTTAATGCCGGCCAATCATTGCTGGATACGAGAACAGAATACCTCCTATACCAATGAAGTCATTCTCCCCTTTAAATCCCTAAAGCCCCCCGTGCTGAAACCTATGCCAACCCTCACGTTTCACCAACCCTACACCTTTCCTCCGGGATCTTCCTGGTTGTATGCTAAATTATACGCTGGCCCTACGATTCAGGAGGAATTATTAACTACACAGCTTCCTTCCATCTTAACGCAGCTAGCAGACCGGTTAAAAAGTTGGTTCTTCATTCGTTACGCGGATCCCGAACTCCATCTACGACTACGCATGCAAGGAAACGATTCTTATTTTTATGTAAGGGCTTTGGCACTTTTGGAAAAGGCATTAAGTCCCCTTTTAACTGCCAATCAGCTGTATTGGCAGTTAGATACCTATCAACGCGAAGTAGACCGTTACGGCCCAGAGGCTATGCTCACTAGCGAAGATTTGTTTTGCGTAGATAGCTCGGCAACCTTAGCGTACTTACAAACGGAATGGCAGCCCCAGGATCGCATTTTATTTGCCTTGCAAAGTGTTGATGGGTATTTAGAAGATGCAGGATTCAATTTAGTGGCTAAACAAGCCTTTACGCATCAACAGGAAGAAGCTTTTTTACTTGAGCATCAAGCGGATAAAACCTTTCGCCAACAGCTTAACCAACGCTACCAAGCCTATCAGCCTAGAATTCATACTGCCCTTGCCTATCCTAGTGAAGATTGCCAGCGTATTTTACAAAGCAGATCGGCAAAAGTTCTTCCACTGTTTACCCAGTTAGCTCAAGTGAGTGCTCTTCCAGCCCGCTTACCAGATTATTTACACATGAGCATTAATCGCTTATTCACCGCGCATCAACGCACCTACGAACTACTTACCTATTATTTTCTCACTCGCTATTATACGTCTCAGCTTGCCCGTTTGAATCAAATGATTCACTTACCCCGCTAA
- a CDS encoding SusC/RagA family TonB-linked outer membrane protein — MKQILIFLWALALPGLGTCQLITQGRVVALPHLQPLAGASVRLQDSNLGTTTDSLGRFTLRTAQQTGMLIISSVGYQSKPVPLGPNVGTIALSEEASQLSEVVISNGFERIPKERATGSFVTVDQQLLNRSVSTDLISRLADVVPGLTFVRQNSSPNAQTPIRIRGQSTLNARAEPLIVIDNFAFEGDINTINPNDVESVTVLKDAAAASIWGARAGNGVIVITTKQGKFNQAPVVSLTANVTVGEKPDPYYVSLMSSADFIANEQQLFTRGYYRSQETSPNKLVLSPVVELLIAGRDGKLSAAQVAQQLEQLKTQDVRQDYLRYLYQPSINQQYALNLTGGAAQHRYRVAAGWDENRSTAVGDGYRRLTLSAKNTWSLLKRKLDLTTEFYLTAGRTLQNNGGLTPMNQVQLLSKNPYARLADEQGQPLAIPKDYRVGVLTPQPLPWDYKPLEELRLADYSRRTQELRLNLGLSYQVLPGLTASLQYQYAPGSSLQRNLQKQESYETRKLINSFRQADGSLPIPLGDMLDESNARSTGHNLRGQLAYQRHWGGKHELSWLGGSEISELRRYARSARLYGYDAEHLTSKAVNYLLPYASAINPASQLSYIPYKDGSTLQVDRFLSLYTNASYTYDRRYSVSASTRYDQSNLFGVDANQRGVPLYSLGLGWNLHEETFYHLSALPYLKLRLTYGYSGNIDKSVSAYTTAYYQSFDAASGLPYAMITNPPNPSLRWERVGMTNVGLDFQSKNRRIVGSLEWYAKKGLDLMATSTLAPQTGVASLKGNSANTKGRGIDLTLTSLNVNRRLKWETTFLFSYNKDWLTKYLGPASSTLSFVGSANVPLEGKPQYALYSYAWAGLDPATGNPQGYLNGEVSQNYSQLVSVPLTDLVYHGSRRPLVYGALRNTLSYKRFSLSANLTYRLGYFFRKTSVVYGNVLGGKASHGDYALRWQQPGDEAWTQVPSRPQTFSSSRDSFYANAEILAAKGDHLRWQDMNLSYRFPKGQVYLYAANLGLLYTADKSGLDPEFPDGFPPARSLALGMNFTF; from the coding sequence ATGAAGCAGATTTTAATTTTTTTGTGGGCCCTGGCACTACCGGGGCTGGGCACCTGCCAGTTGATTACCCAGGGGCGCGTAGTGGCGCTACCGCACTTACAGCCTCTGGCGGGAGCTAGTGTGCGGTTGCAGGATAGCAACCTGGGAACGACGACGGATTCGTTGGGGCGCTTTACCTTGCGCACGGCGCAGCAGACGGGTATGCTCATCATTTCCAGCGTGGGCTACCAAAGCAAGCCAGTGCCCCTGGGCCCAAACGTGGGAACCATTGCCCTGAGTGAAGAAGCCAGTCAACTTTCCGAGGTGGTGATTTCTAATGGCTTTGAACGCATTCCCAAGGAGCGGGCGACGGGTTCCTTTGTCACTGTGGATCAGCAGCTGTTAAACCGCAGTGTCAGTACGGATTTGATTAGCCGGCTGGCTGACGTGGTGCCGGGACTTACCTTTGTTCGGCAGAATAGTAGCCCCAACGCCCAGACGCCCATCCGAATCCGCGGCCAAAGCACGCTCAATGCCCGCGCCGAACCCCTGATTGTCATTGACAACTTTGCCTTTGAAGGGGATATCAATACCATCAACCCCAACGACGTGGAAAGCGTAACCGTCCTAAAAGATGCCGCCGCCGCTTCCATATGGGGGGCAAGAGCCGGCAATGGGGTAATCGTCATTACCACGAAACAGGGAAAATTTAATCAGGCTCCGGTGGTTTCGCTGACGGCGAACGTGACCGTGGGCGAAAAACCGGATCCCTATTATGTTTCGCTGATGAGCTCGGCGGACTTCATTGCCAACGAGCAGCAGTTGTTTACCAGGGGCTATTACCGAAGTCAGGAGACTTCCCCCAATAAGCTCGTGTTGAGTCCCGTGGTGGAACTGCTCATTGCGGGACGGGACGGAAAGTTGTCGGCGGCGCAGGTGGCTCAGCAACTGGAACAACTGAAAACGCAGGATGTACGCCAGGACTACCTGCGGTATCTGTACCAGCCCAGCATCAACCAGCAGTACGCATTAAACCTGACGGGAGGGGCTGCTCAGCATCGGTACCGGGTAGCCGCGGGTTGGGATGAGAATCGCAGTACGGCCGTGGGGGATGGCTACCGGCGTCTAACCCTGAGCGCGAAAAATACCTGGTCCCTTCTCAAGCGAAAACTCGACCTGACGACAGAATTCTACCTGACGGCGGGCCGCACCCTGCAAAATAATGGCGGGCTCACGCCCATGAATCAGGTGCAACTGCTATCTAAAAATCCCTATGCCCGGCTGGCGGATGAACAGGGGCAGCCCCTGGCCATTCCAAAAGATTACCGGGTGGGGGTTCTTACGCCTCAGCCGCTGCCCTGGGACTATAAGCCCTTAGAGGAATTACGCCTAGCGGATTATAGCCGGCGAACGCAGGAGTTGCGGCTTAATCTGGGACTAAGTTATCAGGTGCTACCGGGCCTAACGGCTTCGCTACAGTACCAATATGCCCCGGGATCTTCGCTGCAGCGGAACCTGCAAAAGCAGGAAAGCTACGAAACGCGTAAGCTGATTAATTCCTTTCGGCAGGCCGATGGCAGTTTACCCATTCCGCTGGGAGATATGCTAGATGAGAGTAACGCGCGCAGTACCGGTCATAACCTGCGGGGGCAACTGGCGTATCAGCGGCACTGGGGAGGTAAGCACGAGCTTTCCTGGTTAGGGGGGAGCGAGATTTCTGAGCTGAGGCGCTACGCGCGTTCCGCGCGGTTATACGGCTACGATGCCGAGCACCTGACGAGTAAAGCCGTGAACTACCTTTTGCCCTATGCATCGGCCATTAACCCGGCTTCCCAGCTCAGTTACATTCCTTATAAGGACGGGAGTACCCTGCAGGTCGACCGCTTTCTTTCTTTGTATACGAATGCTTCCTATACCTACGACCGGCGCTACAGCGTATCGGCGAGCACGCGTTACGATCAGAGTAATCTTTTTGGCGTGGATGCCAACCAGCGGGGCGTTCCTCTGTATTCCCTGGGTCTGGGCTGGAACCTGCACGAAGAGACCTTTTATCACCTTTCGGCTTTACCGTATCTCAAATTGCGCCTGACTTACGGATATAGCGGAAATATTGATAAAAGTGTATCGGCTTACACCACAGCCTACTACCAGTCCTTTGATGCCGCTTCGGGATTACCTTACGCGATGATTACCAATCCGCCTAACCCTTCGCTTCGCTGGGAACGCGTAGGCATGACCAACGTCGGGCTGGATTTTCAATCCAAAAACCGGCGTATCGTCGGAAGTTTGGAGTGGTACGCTAAAAAGGGTTTGGATTTAATGGCTACCTCCACGCTGGCACCGCAGACGGGCGTGGCTTCCTTGAAAGGTAATTCAGCGAATACGAAGGGCCGGGGTATAGATTTGACGCTGACGAGTTTAAATGTCAATCGACGACTGAAGTGGGAGACGACGTTTCTCTTCAGCTACAATAAGGACTGGCTGACTAAGTACCTGGGGCCTGCTTCCAGTACCCTCTCCTTTGTCGGTTCTGCGAATGTTCCCTTAGAGGGCAAGCCCCAGTACGCGCTGTATAGTTACGCCTGGGCGGGGCTGGATCCAGCGACGGGCAATCCGCAGGGCTATCTAAACGGGGAGGTGAGCCAGAACTATTCCCAACTGGTAAGTGTGCCTTTAACCGATCTGGTCTACCACGGCTCCCGACGCCCACTCGTATACGGAGCGCTTCGTAATACGCTTTCCTACAAGCGCTTTTCGCTTTCGGCCAATCTGACCTACCGACTGGGTTATTTCTTTCGCAAGACTTCCGTCGTGTACGGTAACGTGTTAGGGGGAAAGGCAAGTCACGGGGATTATGCCCTGCGTTGGCAGCAACCCGGTGATGAAGCCTGGACTCAGGTGCCTTCCCGGCCTCAAACCTTCAGTAGTAGCCGGGATAGTTTTTATGCCAACGCTGAGATCCTGGCTGCCAAGGGAGATCACCTGCGCTGGCAGGACATGAATTTAAGCTACCGTTTCCCCAAAGGACAAGTGTATCTCTACGCGGCGAATCTGGGCCTTCTCTACACGGCTGATAAAAGCGGACTGGATCCGGAGTTTCCTGATGGGTTTCCGCCCGCGCGAAGTCTGGCGCTGGGCATGAACTTCACCTTTTAA
- a CDS encoding MauE/DoxX family redox-associated membrane protein: MNYVRELVLALLVLLFAYAGVSKLWEGPEFERQLAAQPLPDWSKTPLRYGLPLLELVIAGCLLSRATRGAALVGYTLLMALLTGYIALGLLGVFPQMPCSCGGILRGMGWKPHLYLNLFFLALAFTSLRWHYQQKP; encoded by the coding sequence ATGAATTACGTTCGCGAGCTAGTGCTAGCCCTACTAGTCCTCTTATTTGCCTATGCCGGCGTGAGTAAGCTTTGGGAGGGGCCGGAATTTGAGCGGCAACTAGCTGCCCAGCCCTTGCCAGACTGGTCTAAAACGCCTTTGCGTTACGGCTTACCGCTACTCGAATTAGTTATTGCAGGATGCCTACTCAGCAGGGCTACTAGAGGGGCGGCTCTGGTAGGTTATACCCTGCTGATGGCCCTGCTCACGGGTTACATTGCTCTGGGTCTACTCGGAGTCTTTCCGCAAATGCCCTGCAGTTGTGGTGGCATTCTTCGGGGCATGGGCTGGAAACCCCATTTGTATTTGAATCTCTTTTTTCTCGCTTTGGCCTTCACCAGTCTTCGCTGGCATTATCAGCAAAAGCCTTGA
- a CDS encoding RagB/SusD family nutrient uptake outer membrane protein, with product MKKILWILGSLLMGCQSKFLEEKPNKALLVPTTVADFRALLNNMATGDLNIYPGLNTLADDDFVAQPSSIQSLSEIEQKAYLWKSDVFGSEASNDWNKPYGAIFIANVVLDGIPYVPVTPDNQAEIEQLKGEAYFHRAFALYGLLQQFAAPYQAETAPQELGLPIRLTANVNVLVGRGNLQQAYDQVLSDLDEAALRLAERSVYRQRPSRWGVEGLRARVYLTMGRYDLALVHATACLERGASLLDYQKLDTLAVRPMPRWEENPEIIFYSQTNPYLFHYEESTQLEAGLYASYQTGDLRRACFFTPDRVFKGSYSGSSGFSGSLTTGEVLLTRAECYARLGQNQASLTDLNTLLQARFLAVHFQPYRLGAVSDVLDLVLRERRKELVARGLRWADLRRLNLESRWQKTLERVDDQGQRHALKPNDPRYTFPIPTTEIQASGIAQNPR from the coding sequence ATGAAAAAGATCCTGTGGATTTTAGGCAGTCTGCTAATGGGTTGCCAGAGTAAGTTTTTGGAAGAAAAACCGAATAAGGCTTTGTTGGTACCCACCACCGTAGCGGACTTTAGAGCCTTGCTTAATAATATGGCGACGGGCGATTTAAACATCTATCCCGGCCTGAATACGCTAGCCGACGATGATTTCGTTGCACAGCCCAGTAGTATCCAGTCCCTAAGTGAAATCGAGCAAAAGGCGTACCTGTGGAAATCCGACGTCTTTGGCAGTGAGGCATCAAATGATTGGAATAAACCGTACGGGGCTATTTTTATTGCCAACGTTGTGCTTGACGGGATTCCTTACGTACCGGTGACACCGGACAATCAGGCCGAAATCGAGCAATTAAAAGGGGAAGCCTATTTTCACCGGGCCTTTGCCTTGTACGGGCTGCTACAGCAGTTTGCTGCGCCTTACCAGGCTGAAACGGCTCCTCAAGAGCTGGGTCTTCCCATCCGGCTGACTGCGAATGTAAACGTTCTGGTGGGCCGGGGTAATTTGCAGCAGGCCTACGACCAAGTATTATCGGATTTAGATGAAGCGGCCCTTCGTTTAGCCGAGCGCTCCGTGTACCGGCAACGCCCAAGCCGCTGGGGCGTGGAAGGACTACGCGCGCGGGTGTATCTAACTATGGGGCGTTACGATCTGGCCTTAGTACACGCGACGGCCTGTTTGGAACGCGGGGCTTCTTTATTAGATTATCAAAAGTTAGACACGCTGGCCGTTCGGCCCATGCCGCGCTGGGAGGAAAACCCCGAAATTATTTTTTACAGTCAAACTAATCCCTACTTGTTTCACTACGAAGAAAGCACGCAACTAGAGGCGGGTTTGTATGCAAGCTATCAAACTGGGGATCTGCGTCGTGCCTGCTTTTTTACGCCCGATCGGGTTTTTAAAGGAAGTTATTCGGGAAGTAGCGGTTTTAGCGGTAGCTTGACTACGGGTGAAGTCCTGCTTACCCGGGCGGAATGTTACGCCCGCCTGGGACAAAACCAGGCTTCGCTTACCGATCTAAACACCTTGCTACAGGCCCGTTTTTTGGCCGTGCACTTTCAGCCTTACCGCCTCGGTGCCGTTTCTGACGTACTGGACCTTGTACTGCGGGAGCGAAGAAAGGAATTAGTCGCCCGGGGACTGCGCTGGGCGGATTTGCGGCGATTGAACCTGGAGTCGCGCTGGCAAAAAACGCTTGAACGGGTGGATGATCAGGGCCAGCGACATGCGCTCAAACCCAATGACCCACGCTACACGTTTCCAATTCCCACGACGGAAATCCAGGCGAGTGGAATTGCTCAGAATCCGCGCTAA
- a CDS encoding DUF6520 family protein: MHASKVSLAGVFAFVFAAGAALATQQVSEIKSASTEWTRVRRGTTIAWEQMNTTQSCIASNQLCKAVFAEGYDPNEHSNLENEAAAESVIQDNGFVSL, from the coding sequence ATGCATGCATCCAAAGTAAGTCTGGCGGGCGTTTTCGCCTTTGTTTTCGCCGCTGGTGCGGCCCTGGCTACCCAGCAGGTTTCTGAGATCAAGTCGGCTTCCACAGAGTGGACCCGGGTTCGCCGGGGAACAACCATTGCTTGGGAGCAGATGAATACTACCCAATCCTGTATTGCCTCGAACCAACTCTGTAAAGCCGTTTTTGCTGAAGGCTATGATCCGAATGAGCATAGCAATCTCGAAAACGAAGCAGCCGCTGAATCGGTGATTCAGGACAATGGCTTTGTATCCCTGTAA
- a CDS encoding Crp/Fnr family transcriptional regulator: MITLATYLNQLQPLSAGFWQQIQVMAHIQHYPAGHQLAYPGYARSQLYFVEEGLIKVYTYDEETGLPAIHHFFQAGDFIIWPASHPTFQSNALYVECLEPSHLVGFSYQALHDTILHSSEALDLAHRIIGDILRTLEFRTQLLTQSTAGRYQHFCQRFPCHRLKNIDIASYLHLSVSTISRLRSRI, translated from the coding sequence ATGATCACGCTTGCAACGTATCTTAATCAATTACAGCCCTTGAGTGCTGGCTTTTGGCAGCAGATTCAAGTAATGGCCCATATTCAGCACTATCCCGCGGGCCACCAATTAGCGTATCCCGGCTATGCCCGCTCACAACTCTACTTTGTAGAAGAAGGGCTTATTAAAGTCTACACGTATGACGAAGAAACGGGGCTCCCGGCGATTCATCATTTCTTTCAAGCAGGGGATTTTATCATTTGGCCGGCTTCTCATCCGACTTTCCAATCCAATGCACTCTACGTCGAATGCCTGGAACCTAGTCACCTGGTTGGTTTTTCCTACCAGGCTTTGCATGACACGATTCTGCATTCTTCCGAAGCCTTAGACCTAGCTCACCGCATCATTGGGGATATTCTGAGAACGCTAGAGTTTCGCACCCAACTCCTTACGCAATCCACTGCCGGGCGCTACCAACACTTTTGCCAGCGATTTCCCTGTCATCGGCTGAAAAACATAGACATCGCCTCTTACTTACACCTGAGCGTTAGTACCATAAGTCGGTTAAGAAGTCGAATCTAG